The segment ATGTAGAAAATAAAACAAAAGACGACAAAGACAGAAGCGGTCATTGCGATCAAGGTCCGCATTGGACCGGAGACCTGCGCAGTAAGATAATCAGTGAGTGTAAGATGATTCATTTCGGCTGTTTCTTCTCGGAGTCTCCGACCGAAAAACAACCAGACCGCTACGTAGCCCCCCCAGACTCCGGGAATCATCCACAAGGCAGAAAGTCCTTTGGAGTACACAAAACCAGTAAACCCCAGGAGCACCCAGGCCGAAGAAGTGGAAGCGGCATAACTCAATCCTGCAGTCCAAGGTCCCAGCCCTTGCCCGGCCAGGAAGAAGTCGGATTCTGTTTTGGTACGTCTAGAAGCCCAAACACCCACCGAGATGAGCATGACTTTGTAAACGATTAGGGTGACCAGAACGATCTGGGTATTCGTATCCAAAGTTACGTCTCCATGGATAAAAAGTCTGCTAAATTGAGCTCCGGAACTCAGGACAGAGTGCTGAATAGACCCAAGAGGAGCCACAGCCCGGTATCATGGGCTCTAGAACAGTTCAGCAGCTTCACGCGAAGTAATCTTAGGTGCCTTGAAAGTGTCGGTCCCCAGTTGATCCGCCCGATGGATATCAATATTGATACGGCCCCTCAATTGACGATGGTCCTCCACGTTGATCAATTTACTCGTAAACAAATAACAATCGTTGGTTTTGGCAGTCAGCCAATGAATATTATTTCGATAGTCAGAGATGCTGGACCATGTTCCAACTCCTGCATTTTTATCGTGGACTGTCTGGCGAACGATCATATGATTATCCTGATCTTCTAGACGATCATACTGCCGCACTTCGAATTCTCCCGAGACACACAGAAAAGCACTCACCATATTGGAATGTCCATGCGGCGGAATACTACTTCCTTTGCGGACATGAGCGACTTTAGTGATGAGGGCACGACGAGGCTCTTTGGTATCCGTTGATTCCTGGCTGGCAGTCGCTTGAAGTTCAACTCGATGAAACAGTTCACCGCGATCAGCGGGCATCTGGTCTAGTATTGTTTTTCTAAGTGATTCAAAGTCGAGTCGTTGTTTCAGTTGATTCATGGGGACTCCGGCATAGATCTGATCCATTGCCTCCTGCCAGTGAAGAGCCGAAACCTGATGGGAGCCGAGGTTAACCGAGTTGGTATGCAATTTCTCAATCCAATCCGAAATGTCCAGCTCCGCAGTTTCATCATCCGCCAGGCCAACCCTGCCGAACGAAACTCCTAAGGCGGACATTCCCAGTGCGGATATTCCGAAAGTCTTGAGCATTAATCGTCTGTCGATATTGGGCATGGTAAGAGACTCCTGTTAGATTGGAATTAAGTAGTCCCGATCGATTCAACAGAGAATCTTTACTACTCACTTCCGAAATGAAGGCATATCAATCCGCTGAATTTGCTGCTCTTTGTTCTATGACGGACATTGAATAGGGTTCGCCCCTCGATTATCGCCAATCACCACTCAGCACAAATGCAGCCCAGAAATAAGGGGGGCTGTTTTTCGGATGGCTTTCTTCTTTTATTTGTTTATTGCGGACGCGAAAATCTCGGCGTGGACCTTCTCGCAACATCCAGAGTTGGGCTTCACGCATGGCGGGAAGCATGTCCATCTCTTTTCTCCAGAAGTTATCGTAAAAACGTTCCATAAGGCGTCGCGTCTGATTGTCATCTACTTTCCAAAGACTGGAGACGACAGTTTTTGTACCGGCGACTTGAAATGCCCGTTGCAGTCCCAAAACTCCTTCACCGCCGGCCAATTCTCCGAGACCAGTTTCGCAAGCGGATAACACGGCGAGTTCAACCCGGCGAAGATCCAATTCGGCCACATCAAGAGCAGTTAAAACTCCATCGTCTCCTTGGTCGACCGGTTGATTGGCTCCTGCAAACACTAAACCCGATAATAGACCGGGGTGATATGCCATTTCAGATACGGAAGAGTCGCCCCCACGACCTTTGGTCATTTCCATGGCTGATCGCAGTTCTTCCGGAGCAAAAAAAGCGTGAGTGGCAAAATGCAAATACTCAGCACCAGGTGCTTTGTCTCGTACATTCCCTTCCGATGCATTTCCGTCAGTAAGTAATGTAAGATTGCCATCGTCGTAGACTCCTTTGAAGGAGTTCGCGATGGTAAGTGCTTCGCCACGAGTCGCGGGGAGATCTGACCAATGGTAGATTCCGCCCGCCCTTCTCCGGCGCCTCGCTTTAGGCTTTGGAGTTTCAGGTTCCTGCTCGGGAGTGACCAGATTCTCAAAATCGACTCCGCCCACAACAAGCATTGCCAAGGGCTCATTATCCGGAATATCGAGTGAGGGTGGTCCCAGAATCTGCGGTAACAATTGAGCGACCGGTAGAATGGACAACAGATGGTCTTCCAGTAGATACGTATCTGCCGCGCTGCCTGGAAGGGCCGAGAAAGGAATGCGATTAAGGGAGCCATCAGGTGAAACGAGTACCGTCATATCGGGTGAGAGATGTTTAGCGATTGGTTCCCAGACAAGTTCACGAACTACCTTAGCAGCAGATCGCTCCTGTTGATGATTTCCAGTTGTCTGGAGATATCTTCGCCATTCGTTCACCGCTTTATTGATCGGAACCGATTCGCCTAAATCGATTAATACAGGTTTATTCCCTTTCAGGGAGACAAAAACAGCGATGTGTTGTTGTCCTGGCTCAGTCAACGACGGACCTGTCGGCGCTACTTGTAGGAATTCAAAATAATCGACCAGAATGCAGTTCTCGGGGAAATTGGATTTCCAATGATCATAGGAAAACTGCCCAAGGGTTGCCGCATTCGACTTCTCATGGTTGATCAATTGTTGCTCAAGAGCTTCCTTTTCCTCCTTCAATATCTGAAATTGTTTCTCACGCGATTCTTCTCCACGCGAAGCGGTCGTCATGGCGAGGTTGGTAAGCTGTAATGTTGCTGTTTGTAGTTTGTGAAACACGTCTCTTAACTCGGGATGAGAACGGCTTAATTTCATCCATCGTTCACGAGAAAACACACTTCCTTTGTACCTCAATACCCATTGGTAAAGACTATTAGTATCAAGTTCGCTCCGATTGGATATCGAAAGGAGATGGTTTAAATATGTCAGGAACTGGGAGTTCGTTTTAAGCTGCTGTTGTTCTGTTTGAACCCGGCTCGCCATTTCCGCAGTGGTCTGTGCGGTGTCTATCGCTTCCAGTAAATAGGGGATCGACTGAGCATAATCCCCTTGCGCATCGTAAAGACGAGCTAAGTCATACTGTGTGTCGGCAGTATCAAGATGATGAAGTCCAAACAATTCTGTTCGCAGTACTAGAGCTTCTTCAAGTTGTTCTTCTGCCAAGTCATATTTCTGCATGCGAACATTGTGCAGCCCGGAATTGTTCAATGTCCTCGCGTAATCCGAATGTTGCTTGCGGTAGACTCGTTCAAAAATGGCTAAAGCTTGCTGGTGTAATGTCTCTGGTTCCTGCAATTCACCTTTGCGACTCAATAGTAGCGCCATTGATTCCAGGACATGTGCATACTCAGGTGAATTATCTGAGTGGTTATTCTTCGTGAGCAATAACGATTCTTCTAGCAGCTTTTCAGCTTCATTACTTTCCTGTAACCGTTCATGAACTAACGCCAGATTGTGAAGGCTGGGAGCTAAAGACTCAGGATTGGATTCCGGCTGTCGATAAATAGCAACTGTTTGAAGATAATACTTTTGAGCCTCAGAGTAATTACCCATCTGATAAAAAAGATTGCCTAAACCGTTGTAGGCACCTGCGAGATCATCGGGAGAGTCTTCCAAATCCTTTGAGAGCGTGAGCGCCTGGTTCAGGTTAGATAGAGCCAGCTGATAATTCCCACGTTCAACATACATGCTTCCTAAAGCTGTGTAGCAGGCAATCGTCTCTTGATCGGGCTCCTCAGATTTTGAAAAAGAATGTTCTTGTGCTGTTGTCAAAGCTGCTTCGAACATCTGCTGAGATGATTCATAATCTCCCAACTGAAGATAAAGACGCCCCAAATCTGACTGGAGACTTCTAATATGCAGCCAGTCTGTAACCTCATCAGAGCCAGCGTCTGTCTTGGGAAATTCCTGGGATAAACTAAGATTGAGGCTGGCAACTTGGGATTGTAGTCCCTCGAAATCAGTGGGGAGCTCCCGCTCATAAGAAAGCCGAGGCTCAGCGTAATCGTCTGTCGCACGGGAGGGGGCGAGAATGATCTGCGGCTCAAATACAGCCTGAGCCCACGTGCAATCGCTGCACCACAAACAGCAACTGGAAAATCCCAGCCAGAGACACCAGGAATAAATTGATGATCGTTGATTTTTGGATGGAGAGCTCAAAGACATTCTCCCCCTTGTGTTAAATCTCAACCGGAATGAACAATACCAAACTCCTGTTCCATTATGTCTACTCCAAATCTCTTCCTGAAACCTGTATCATCCGATTATCGCGGTGAGTATAAAATGATCCTCTGATAAAAGAACAATTCAGCGTAACATGCCGTCCAGAGTGCTTCTCTCAGTATGAGTTCAAAATGGTCATCTTGATCCTGTTCTTGATTCAATTCGAGTCTGAATCTGTTGAGTAGGAACTTGTTCGACTTGGACATCTTCAGTTGGTGCTTCCGGCGCGGGTGCATCTGAGGTATCGCCCATTATTGTTACTCCTATTAAAGACAATAGCAGACCGACGGATCCGTAGAGTGGACGACTACTCCCGTCCACTTTTCCATAACCGAAGAGCGAGAGAAGCCCGAATATAAAGGCCCCTGCCATGGCACAGAAAATGATCACGACAAAAAGGAGTTGTGTCGCGATAACCAGTAATGAAGGTTCTTGGCCGACTTGTTCTGCCGAAGTGAAGTTATGCAGAGCACCGATCACGGCAGAGCTTAGGGCGCTAAAAATGATCCCAAATATCGCAAGTAGAATCGCTGTTTTTCCAAACGCAGGTAAAAAACGTTTTTTCTCGACGGGAGTTTCAACTTCTAAATTCATGCGTATTCTCCAAAAAGTGTGAAGTTGTTTCTTCTGAAATGATTAGGGATGAGAGTTATTTATTTGGATTCAATATCCTGATTGAACGTTCCCGTCTTTAGGCGTTCGGTAGATTGCTGTTGGTATTTATCCAGGAGGGTCTCCATCAAAGCTTCGGAAAATCTTTTATCTGAAGATATTCTGGAATAGACATCGGCATAATCAATCGTGGAGTAGGTCAGCCCATTCAAATCGCTGGTCCAGATGTAGCCCACATTCTCGGCCTGTGATCGGAGCAAGGCCGTCTGTTCTGCTCTCAGTTCGCTCTTGCAGGATTCAGCAAACAGCAATGGGAAAACCTGTCCCTGTTTTCCTGCTGAGAGGATAAGCTCAACAAACTCCTGTTTGGTGGTTCCCTGGTAAGGAACGATAGGCTTGCCTTTCTCATCCGTACCTAAAGTATTGTCAGACATTGGTTCCAAGGTCCCAGTTTTTCCCCAGCCCATGTCCTTATCGAGATAGCCAAGTACTTTTATGCCCAACGTATCATTTGCACTTGGGTCTAAGGTATCGTCCGCACTTGGATCCAAGGTGTTGTCAGAACTAGGATCCAATAAGTCCTCATTATCGAGCAGGTCTTCATTACCTAAAGTCTCGATGGGGTCCGGTAAGCCGAATTCTTCAGGAGTGCCAATTAATAGATTCAGAGCCCGCTCGGTAAACAGGCTCTCTTGGGATTTCGGATCCAATTGAGCGAGCCGAATGGGACGGTTCTGCTCTCCCAGTACCAGTTCAACCACAGCGGTCTTTTCTCCAACCAATAATGGTTCTTTTGATTTCGACAAGATGAGCTTTCCCTCAGTGAACACGATTCCTTCACCCGAAGTTGTCTGTAACGGTTGCTCGAGTCGGTCGACGAGAACAATCTCAGTTCCATGCTTGACTAATAATAATCGCCCCAGATATTCAGCCTGCAGACGGCCGTTGAGTTCGTAAACTTTCCCACCATGACATAAGTCGATCGGGTTACCAGAGGCGTCAGTCAGTAAACGTCCTTCTTTGATGAAGGGACTGACTTGTTGTGAGAAGCTTTCTTGCAGTTTGGTAACTAACTGATCGCGAGTCATTTTATCGGTATCAACCGAAACTCGTGTGGTCAGCAAATAATCACGACTTCCGTGGGATTTCGTCACGAGCACATATTCGTGGTTCTCAGACGGAAATAGCTGGGCGACTTTGGACAACACAGCCTGTAAAGTCTGGGGACTCGCTAAAGGCCAGGCTTGCAGGATGGATGTTTTGAGAGTGGGAAGTTCAAAGCTTTCTTTTTGATACTCTTTCCCCGTTCTGGTGAATTCCAATTCTGAATTTCTGGCCAGAATGTTGGTGATAATGACAACGGGGGTGTTGATCTCTGCAGCTGAATTGGCTCCAGAATGTTTGATCGACTGTATGTCCTTGTTCACAGCATCTTGGAACTGGACTGCGTCCCGTTCGATACTTGCTGCCAAAGCTTTTATTTCGGGATGAGAGGAGGATCGAAGCCAACTGGTAATCGTCTCCACATTTCTGGCACCTTCCCCTGCGTACGAAGTGTCATTGGCGTAATAGATCAGCACCTGAGTCTTAGCAGGATCACCAGTCACCGAATGAAGTTTGAGCGGTTTGTTCAGATCACGACTCTCTTGTTGCAGTTGTTGTAAAACAGCTTTGCCTTGTTGATTCGATTTTATATTGGGCTTCTCTGCAGCATGCGACAGCAAGGACCCACCCAGTGTCAAATTAAACAGGCTCAATAGAAAGAAACAGCAGGTCCATGCTCTGCTATGGAATGGTCTCATTTGTAACGTACTCATCAGTTCGCCCTAT is part of the Polystyrenella longa genome and harbors:
- a CDS encoding cupin domain-containing protein, with translation MPNIDRRLMLKTFGISALGMSALGVSFGRVGLADDETAELDISDWIEKLHTNSVNLGSHQVSALHWQEAMDQIYAGVPMNQLKQRLDFESLRKTILDQMPADRGELFHRVELQATASQESTDTKEPRRALITKVAHVRKGSSIPPHGHSNMVSAFLCVSGEFEVRQYDRLEDQDNHMIVRQTVHDKNAGVGTWSSISDYRNNIHWLTAKTNDCYLFTSKLINVEDHRQLRGRINIDIHRADQLGTDTFKAPKITSREAAELF
- a CDS encoding CHAT domain-containing protein — protein: MSLSSPSKNQRSSIYSWCLWLGFSSCCLWCSDCTWAQAVFEPQIILAPSRATDDYAEPRLSYERELPTDFEGLQSQVASLNLSLSQEFPKTDAGSDEVTDWLHIRSLQSDLGRLYLQLGDYESSQQMFEAALTTAQEHSFSKSEEPDQETIACYTALGSMYVERGNYQLALSNLNQALTLSKDLEDSPDDLAGAYNGLGNLFYQMGNYSEAQKYYLQTVAIYRQPESNPESLAPSLHNLALVHERLQESNEAEKLLEESLLLTKNNHSDNSPEYAHVLESMALLLSRKGELQEPETLHQQALAIFERVYRKQHSDYARTLNNSGLHNVRMQKYDLAEEQLEEALVLRTELFGLHHLDTADTQYDLARLYDAQGDYAQSIPYLLEAIDTAQTTAEMASRVQTEQQQLKTNSQFLTYLNHLLSISNRSELDTNSLYQWVLRYKGSVFSRERWMKLSRSHPELRDVFHKLQTATLQLTNLAMTTASRGEESREKQFQILKEEKEALEQQLINHEKSNAATLGQFSYDHWKSNFPENCILVDYFEFLQVAPTGPSLTEPGQQHIAVFVSLKGNKPVLIDLGESVPINKAVNEWRRYLQTTGNHQQERSAAKVVRELVWEPIAKHLSPDMTVLVSPDGSLNRIPFSALPGSAADTYLLEDHLLSILPVAQLLPQILGPPSLDIPDNEPLAMLVVGGVDFENLVTPEQEPETPKPKARRRRRAGGIYHWSDLPATRGEALTIANSFKGVYDDGNLTLLTDGNASEGNVRDKAPGAEYLHFATHAFFAPEELRSAMEMTKGRGGDSSVSEMAYHPGLLSGLVFAGANQPVDQGDDGVLTALDVAELDLRRVELAVLSACETGLGELAGGEGVLGLQRAFQVAGTKTVVSSLWKVDDNQTRRLMERFYDNFWRKEMDMLPAMREAQLWMLREGPRRDFRVRNKQIKEESHPKNSPPYFWAAFVLSGDWR